In Microbacterium sp. zg-Y818, the genomic window CCGCCATGAGGTTGGGTCATCGGGCACCAGAGGGGACGGGGAACTCCATTGTGGCGGCTGGATGCCGGGACACCTAGCGACCCAGGTCGCCTGTGGCGCGGCATCCGCCCGCTCGACCCGCCGCGCACCGCCGCGTCACGGGAAGTCGATGATGGCGAAGCCCAGCGGCAATTCGCCGGTGCGCGGCTCGGGCCGAGACAGCGCACCCTGCAGGAAGGTGCCGGTGAGGTAGTCGTCGGCGTCGGCGATCGACTCGGGGGCGACCTGCCCGCTGTAGTCGAAGCCCGCGAACGCATACGGGAGCGAGTCCGAATCCAGCAGGCTCGGCCCGTCCATCAACTGGAAATGCAGGTGCGAGGCGTTGGCGTTGCCGGTGTTGCCGAGACGCCCGAGAACCTGGCCCTCGGTCACGGTGTCGCCGGGCTTCACCGTGATCGATCCCGCGATCAGGTGGGCGTACATGGCGTACACCCCACCGCCGAGGTCGAGCACGACGTGGTTGCCGTCGACGTTCTCGACGGTGAGCTTCGCCGCCAGCTCGGGGTCGTGGGCGGGCAGTACGCCGGGGGCGTTCGCCGCCATGCCGTCCAGGATCGACACGACGGTGCCGTCCGCGACGGCGAGGATGTCGGCGGCGTAGTCGACGTAGCTGTCGTTGCTGGTCTTGTCGCCGGAGTAGAACTCGCCCGCGTCGTTCGTCCGCTTCCAGTCGATCGCGAAGCGCTGGCTGTTGTTGAGCTTGCCGTTGACCGACATGACCGAACTGCGGTGCGGGAAACCGGGCTCGCAGCATCCGTTGAGCGCGACCCAGTCGTCGCCGCGCACCGGGGGCGCGATGACGGGCAGCGTGCGGGTGGAGATCGCCAGCGGCGCGGCCAGATACTCGATGGCGCCCGGCTCGCCGAACGCCGGGGAGAGCGCGCCGGTACCCGAGATGCGGTGCAGGAGAACCGGGGGGAGCTGGTCGAGCGACTCGAGGGTGAAGTCGACGAAGACCACGCGGCTGGTCTGGGGCGGGATGACCGCGCTGTCGACGTAGCCGGCAGGCAGATCCCGGAGCCGATTGCACTCACCGAACGTGCACGACGGATCGACCAACGCCGTTCCGGAGAAGCTCGCGACGGTGCGTTGCGGATCGGCACCATCGACGACGTCGATCTGGCCCAGGGTCGCGGGGATCTTCGTGGCGTTGGTGAGCTGGAGATCGTAGACGACGTGGAATCTGCCATCGGTTCCGGGGAACGGCAGCGGCGGCGCGCCGATGGTCTCGACGGTGACCGCGGTGAACGCGTCCGGTACGGTCACGTCCGACACGGAACCGGCCGCCGACGGCGCGGTGGGGGCGTCGGCGGGAGGTGTCGCCGAGCAGCCGGCCGAGAGAAGCGCCACCGCCGCCACGAGCGGGACGAACAGACGGATCATGCGGCGAGATGTCACTGTGAAGCTCCAGTTTTGTGCGATTTCTGCGAAGTTATCAGGCGGTACGCGGCCACCTCTGGGGACCTGAG contains:
- a CDS encoding M23 family metallopeptidase, whose translation is MIRLFVPLVAAVALLSAGCSATPPADAPTAPSAAGSVSDVTVPDAFTAVTVETIGAPPLPFPGTDGRFHVVYDLQLTNATKIPATLGQIDVVDGADPQRTVASFSGTALVDPSCTFGECNRLRDLPAGYVDSAVIPPQTSRVVFVDFTLESLDQLPPVLLHRISGTGALSPAFGEPGAIEYLAAPLAISTRTLPVIAPPVRGDDWVALNGCCEPGFPHRSSVMSVNGKLNNSQRFAIDWKRTNDAGEFYSGDKTSNDSYVDYAADILAVADGTVVSILDGMAANAPGVLPAHDPELAAKLTVENVDGNHVVLDLGGGVYAMYAHLIAGSITVKPGDTVTEGQVLGRLGNTGNANASHLHFQLMDGPSLLDSDSLPYAFAGFDYSGQVAPESIADADDYLTGTFLQGALSRPEPRTGELPLGFAIIDFP